GATATCATGCGGAAACAAATGCAATTAAGGAAGATGAGAAAAAGAACCTTGTTCAAGTTCGGATGGAAAGAGAAGACGCTGGGGGTAGGGCAATTTATCCCTATGGAGAAGAACAACAGCATCATAGTTGCTCAGAGGCGTGCGGAGAAGACACTGCATGATAAACATCAACAGCACTATGAATGACACGTCATAGCAAACAAATTCACAGGTACAGGAAAATTGATGTTTTTACATACTTTCCATCCATAAGAATCATATCCATCTTGCAAAATCAGTTTGGTCAACAAATTTGCACTGCTAGTTGAATAAGCCATCAGTCTTCTTAGCTCCTAGTATACATCAGTACCCACATTAATGCCAGAGAAAAAGCCATAACAATCGTGAAAACTCATCAACACACACAACGATCATGAGAGGAGTTTGTTCTCAAGACCACTGAACGACAATATTTCCTAAAAACTACTCAGGGTGCCACACCTACATGCTCAGATTGTGTTAAACTAAAGGCCTTGTCCTGGTTCCATAGAAGGCTTAAAtgctttattttattgtttgaTTGCTTGATCTTGTGATATCTCACTATCCATAACGATAACAATATTTATCCTTTTAAGTAGTCATTTGTCCCAAGCTAAATGAACATGATTGactttatgaaaattttgagatGAGAGGGATAACCTAATGGTAAGGACCCTCCACCTCCAACCATAAGGTTGAGGGATCGACCCACCAAAGGAGATAAGCAGGAATAGGATCAATATTAAGCTCCTTGGTGGGTTTGACAACGGGTTtaccataaaaaaatatatatttttaaatagatTTACTTTTAGCTACTTTTCATTATCTAGGAgtataaaagagaaaaagctGCACAAGAAGTGGAAACGTAGACTGGTGTAATTTTGTGTGGTATATATGTTTGATAAGCTTCATATGCAAACGCTCAATTTGAGACTGAAGCTTTAGTTCCAACCTCACTGGTCCAAATATAGTACAGTATACATCATGGTTACAATCGTATGAAATACTTCTCCTTTCTCCTAAATGATGCTATCACAAACAATATTGACAAAGCATGCGGTTTGCATATAGTAATTAAGAATTACTTTTGTTGTGAGCATGTATATGGTAGTAAGGCAGCGCAAAAAATAGGTTGCAGATGGAAACTAAGATTACCATGAGCCTCTCCAGAGGCCACTTTTCTACAGTTGAAACCTTGGTCATACATTCTAGGATCAATTGTCTTGAGTTGACATCTAATATACAGTGTTTTCTAAACATGTGCTAACTATTTGGGTGCAATATATCAATATTAAGAAGCAAAACACTATGCTGCTTCACTTATTGGTGTAAAAGCAAAACACTATACTTTGGTGAACAAGATTCCATGAAATACAGGCAAAGATTTAATACAAGTATTTGATAATTGAGGAACACATACTGCTGTAGTTGGTGAGGATCTTGTCCATGCTTCAGATGTGATGTCATATTTAGTAGCTAAGAACATTGCGGGACTTAATTTCTGTGTGTCCTTTTCATGCTCTTCTCTGCTTCTCATGAAATTCTCCTGTCAAATTCATATGCAAATAGTGTTctgaaatataaaaatattacatggaaaaacaagaaaagagcATGGAACTCCCTCCAAAGAAGGATTATTTGACTTGGTACttacattaattttatttttctcctcAGTTGAAAAGTCGTCATCAAAATCAACTATTAAGGGAGAAAAGGCCCAATCATATTCCGACAATAATCGCAAGAACCTGTTTAAGATACAGAATATAAGAAAAAGTGACCAACTaacaaattttataattatatttaaaactGAAAGCACCACTTCAGATTTTATCCATTTCTTACCTCAAAACAACAGAGCAAAAAGGACGGGGGAATctaaaaggataaaaataagCAAGGAAAAAGAACACAGCTACGAGAGCTCAAACGTTGGTTTGCAAGACACTCCACCATTTAACTGCTCGCCAGAATATGTTTTGACTTGATTACTGTTATTTCAGTAAATTTTGTCTTATGTAGATCTTCTAGCCTACACGGATCTAACAACCAAGGAAAAGTACTGCACTTCCACCCTAGTTTTTCTATTCTTTTGAGGAATCTGCTGCTGTTCGATACAGATGCACAAATTGTCATGCAGAACTGATAATTTTATAAAGGTAcaagaaatttttttatttacgtTGATTCCTTTACGTTTTATAATTTGCTTCAAGCCCTAAGATCATATTGGGATTTTTAAATACAAAACTGATCTGCAACTTCAAAAATTCTTTCTCGGTCTGCGttaagttaaaagttaaaagcTAGAGTCCAATCATAAGCAGTTAGAACTTAGAAGTAGCTTCTGCAGATATAAACTTATCCTACTATGCACCACACTCAAccaataaataatatgataaatgttCTCTCACTGTGTTCTTCAATCAAACTTGGGAtagtaaatgaaaaaaattgcaAGCAGTCAAGTGTTAGGAATAAAAAAACTTTGGCGGTTAGTGGTTCATGGTATTCCTATTGTTACTGTAAAAACTTGAGTTGGCATAGCTGTTAAATTTGAAGATTTGACAGTGACCGTGGCAAAAATAGAAGCGATAGTGAAGAACCGGAGGCAGTAGGCAACATAAAACAGAAATGAATAGCAATTGACCATGATTATGGGATCAAAACAGTACAGTCATCAATAATAAGCCAGGTGACAGCAGAATAAGCGCCATGACTGGCCGACCGAACATGCCATGGGGCCCAAACAAATTGCAATGACACCAGGAATTTGACCAGATACATCAACTCATCATGATTAGGACCTAATAAATGCTAGGACCAtgcaaaattataattaaagatCAATTAAAGTTACTATATTAGTGGCAATCAGAGCCTACTACTGTTTAACTGTCAAACCATTGCCtatttcataaaagaaaatCTGCTAACAATCAGCATCACAGCCAACCATGGGTCTACACATATGCACACTTTTTAGCCCTCCACCTCCTTCCCTATAAATCATGCACAGACACATCACCTGAAGCACCACTAGATAGATTCAACAAAAGACCACCACATTCTTACCCTCGACCAGATAACATCAAATGCACAGAAAGTTAGCTGTTTCATTCAAGGTAATAACATCCTACCTTGTTGTGAAAGAAATATAAGTTGTAAGTGAGACATGCAAACATAcacaaggaaaaagaaaaatgaagtcCATCAGAAATAAGAAAGAGCAAACATCATTTTGAAACAACTACAGAAAGTGAACACTAGTTGATGCACGCATGACAGTCGCCCAAAATTTTGCAGGAAATTATGAAGGTTCTCGGAAGAGCACAAGTATGTTCCAAGCAACCAAATTGTAATTCTTTCATTCTTGAGAGATAACTTAGAATCAAATAGTTAAAGAGCATTTGAGTGTGAAGAAGTGAGGAAGAGAAAGTAAATGGTAATATAATTGAGTAAAATGAATTCTGAGTGACAAATATTAAACCTCAAAAATCCTGTTATTCGGGAGAAAGGAGGTTCAAATGGCAAAGGTCTCAAGAAAAGATTAGAAACCAATAGTTCAACTGCCTCCTCTGCCAGCACCGTGGAAAATAGGTGTGCAGAGACCCATCTTTTAGCTAGCCTGCAAAGCAAAGACGTAAATGAGCTATAAGGAGGATGAAAGAGGGCATGGAGTATGAACTCATGTCCTTACCGAACTATTGGTCCATATATAGGATAACGGCCCCTTAAAGCATTGATCTTGCTCGCATGTTGGTGTTGCAGAAGAAGTTTTCTGTCAGCGGAGAGGCTCCATTGATGTCGACTGTTATTACCTGTAGAAAAAATATCATCCTTTATCAATACACAGAAATATGTTCTTACAGAAAGAACAGTAGGTCACTACAAGCTGTCTTTTCCATATAAGGTAAAAAATTCCGTAAGAAAAGGGAAAGTTCCTTTTTAAGAAGTAGAGAATACAGGCACAAGCTGTCTTACTTTGCCCAGTCACCAAACCAAGAGCCCTTTCATGAGAAATCTTAAGGCGGAATGCATAGCCAGACATTAGAACATCTACATCATCTTCTGTAGCTGTAAACATCATCCCCCAATTGTTCTGCAGACTGCCAGAATTGTGCACTCAAACAAGTTTAATGTTGGCTTACACAAAGTATTGTTCCTTGAAAAATAAACTCAAGAAAGACTAACCTCTCCGCAATTCTaagaagaaatgcagtttttgTCTTCTCTATTGCAATTTCATCCATTGGCCAATTTCCAGATCCCTCAAGCTATTAAAAAGAGGGAGGTAAATCCTTAAGAAGTCTTGGGATTCACTGCAGATTATAAAACAAACTATGCAGGGATAGATTTTCATGCCTGAATCATAACTTCAACTGGATTTATACAGGTTGAAACAGGCTTCCTTAGTTTTATGTCAACACCCTTCTCCTGTGCCAGAGGATGAGGCATGGGCGGGAAGACAGATGTCAACCTAGCAGCTGTGACTAATTGTAAGCACGAACCACTTTTGCAGCAATAGAAGTatccaatatatatgtatgaaaaaCACTCTTTGAGTAGAGAAAGGAAACCTGAGTCCAGAGCTTGCACAGTCGACACCTTTAGTGGAATGTCATTCAGCTGAAGCAAACGCTTTGACAGCTCTTCAAGTGTCACCAGCAAACTTTTTGAGAAAGATATAGGATCTGAAAATCAATGTTATTATTCACAAGGTACATTCTTCAAGATTGAGAAAGCAAAGACTGAAAGTAACCAACAATTATGACCATACCTACATCCCTGTGGAAGAGACAAAAATCAAGTTGATCCACAATAGGAACGACTTTTTCTTTGGGTATGGAAAGATGCCTAGACAAAACATGCTTGGCAATATCTTTTATGATGAGATGCCTTTGCCACTCCTCATGTTCCCATACTGGTAATTGAGGACCATACagaatagaaataaaaagatattaatTTCAACAATCTCCGAGTCTGGCAGAAGCAGAAACAGAAGTCTATATATGACCAAACCTGCAACTTCAGCTATTCTACTATCACGAAACTGTCGAAGTGACGCCTTATCTCCCCAAAACTTCCGAAATTCTAAAGCCTGGTGGGATGTTATGAAGTATGTATGAGTAAAGCAGACTGAACAAAAGTTAACTGGATAATCAATGAGATAGACTTGTACCTTATCTTTTTCCTCCGGGCTAGGACCTATGACAGTCATTTTAAAGGCTGCCTCTGCAGAGTTGACAGAAATCCCAATGAGCAATGGTTCATTGTCTAGCTCTGACAGTCCCTAGAATAGTTTATTGCCATAATAAGATCAGTTGTGCACCATGATATCTTAGTTGAAGAACAACTGATAATATATACCTCTTCAAAGTTGCATTCAGATGAAGTGTTCCTCCAAATAACACGAACAGACTTAGATCTGTCTTTCAACCCTTGGTTCATGAGGGAGAGTACCTTCTGCTCCTGAGATCTCCAAAATTCATCATCTAAGCAGTATCCTAAGCTAGAAACTTCACGGTTTCCCCTCAAGTTCAACCTAGAGGATCAAAGCACGATATAAGTTATCTTGGCGATGAACAACAAAACCAAAAAGGCTAATATAAGATATTTATACTTCCATGAATAACTGAGATAGAAAACTTAGACTAATCAGTTAGTACTTTGACCCATTCTTGTTAGcgcctcccccccccccccccacacacacacccCACACACACAAAACAAACAAAGCCTCTTCTGTTGCATCCCCCTTATAAAGGCTCTAAAGACCAGAGGGGCATAGTGTATTACAGATCTTTCAATAGATATTTAAACATACTCATTATTTTATAGGGTGATTAGCTCCACAGAGCATCATTCATAATAGCCACCACGAATTCACAACTCTGATAATAGCAAAAGGAAATTCACTTTGAAGACACTAATTGTAGAGCAAATACAAACAGTTTCCTTTGATGCACCTCACACAGTAGTCATATCTAGCGGGAAAGTCAATCTTTGTGATAAAAAGCTCATCAAAGCCACCATCTCCACATTTATTGATGCAATTAACTGCCAAAGCAGCCTCATGGCGCAGCTGTAAGTTATAAAAGCAATCAAAACATTCTATTAGTGGATCATGAATCAGACTTGAAATAAAACTCCTTTCTCCTTCTCACTTTTTTGGACCATCTGAGAAACAAACTATGGAGGAAGGACAATGTTATTATTTCTCCATTCTCATTAGCAGTTAAATCATTATGACCAAAATGGCAATGCACTTATTATTCAGATTAAATCAACTGAATGTGCActttaaaattctcaaaaatcaCCTCTTGGAAACCATTGTGTGACAGACGGAATGCCAAATTGAAGTCCTCAAATGAATTGCAAATGACCACAGGAAACAACTGCATATCCTGCAATATGAAACTTAAAATGAGGGTACACCGTACAACAGCTCTTTAAATTATTAGACCTGTCTCAATTCCTTGGAGacaagaaagagaaaataagacGTTGAAGTAATTCACAAAAATGGAACTCATGCATCTTATGAAGAGGTGCCACTACAATTACATAGTGAGATGCGAGTACTCAAAGACTGAACAATGGCATCTGTAACAAGGCCTTTAGATGTTGACACCTAAAATGCATGAAAATGGAGGAATGGACTAATTAAAAGCCTTTGTTGTTCAGATCATGTCACCTATTTAGACAACTAATAAAAAAGGGATTAGTAACAATTGGTTATCAGCCcagaaaaaagattttttaagcATAACAATCAAATCCAGATATACTAATTTAGCTGAGACAATCAAACAAGAACATGAACTAATGCAATGTAAGATGGGGGAACATGTCTGACATTCTTCCATGTACATTTCTTGGAAAGGTAAGCTCCATTCTTTGTACCAGGTGATTTAATAGCTTTTCTACACCTTGTTGATTGTTAAAAAGGGCAGCccagtgcactaaagctcccgctatgcgcggggtccggggaagggcctgaccacaagggtctattgtacgcagtcttaccttgcatttctgccagaggctgtttccaaagcttgaacccgtgacctcctggtcacatggcagcaactttaccagttactccaaggctccccttcaccTTGTTGATTGTTAGTTTCTTTTTTATCAAAAGGTCTTGGGTTTTTACTTCTTAAGTAAATCCTTGAAGCTCTTTCGAGTCAAGTTAATTATGAAACATAGATACATCTTTATAATTTATCACACGCTTCTTTTTGGCAAGTATGTCTTCTTAAAGCCTCATGCACACTTCCTGACAACTATAACTTGTAATCACCAAACAAAGCAAAGTAATAAACCTTGTTTGAAGCATTTTTTTCATGCTGGGGCTGAATAAAAAGTCCTTTAGCCCATGTCTTAGAGGTGGCTGCAAACACAGAGATATAATTAGTACTACAATTGTTCTCTAGCTCAAccaaataaaagataaatatgaagatcacactacaacaacaacaacaacaaacccagtgtgatcccaccatgtggggtctggggagggtagagtgtacgcagacctaacccccaccttaaaaggtagggcggctgtttccgaaagaccctcggcttaagagagaagaaacaagggaggagaaacaaggaaaaacaagacataggtcagtaaagcCAAAATATGAAGATCACACTAATTGAGATATTTCTCTTGCCATGATTAGCTAACTCCACTAAATGAAAAGATAAAAGATGGAGAAAAACAAAATTACCAAAGCACCAAATGCTTGGAAATGTACATGTTAAATAATGTCATCAGTTCTAGAGAAACTCTTTGCACATTCTACTTTGTTAAAATCTCACAAGTTGAGTTCAAATAAGCCCATAACTTCACTTAATATTCATGTTAAGATTATTAACAAATGTTTGGGAGACTAAGTGTAGGGTAATTGGTTTTCAAGTCAAATGCAGGAGTTATCCACCAGATAACTCCTTTTTTGCTTGCAAGAAAAAGTCAAATGCAAGTGGCCACAAATTCTCAGGACAGAGTAATTTAAGCATCTAACATAGTAAGCGGACCTTTTTACCTATTTTAGGTAAACAAAACATGCTTATCACCATGACTTAAGGGGTGCTTTGTTTCCAGGATTAGAAAAAATAATCCCAGCAAATTCGGGATTATTTTATCCCGCATTTGGTTGATTTTTGCTTCCGGGTATAAGCAATATCGGAATTATTAATGCCAGCATTACAATCCattttgcatgcaatgaatCAAACATTCATTAAAGAAAGTTTATgaacttttttttaatgaagtaaTAAGATTTTATTAACAAATGGGCAAAAAATTACACGTATAAAAAAACTCACAAAAAGATATGGGTTTTTACAAACAACACAAATCAAGGGATTGTTAATCCGGTAATACAATCCATACAAATCCCGGCATAACTTCTCTTACGAACCACACatacacacatacacacaccaGGGTTTGATGCCCATAAGTCATAGGATGAACTAACACACTGCACCTAGGAATTTATTCTCATCTTGTTCAACGCAAAAACATAAAGGTGACAATGAAGTTCTCCCCATTAAGCTGAGGAGGAAAATGAGGGATTCTTAAGGAGTGCTCGGCTAGCAACAAACAAGAGAGAGCGAGTAGGGCATTCTTAGCATAGTCAAGGCTTCATAAATTTCTTTAACTTTTCGACCAACTCAAATCAACAAGAAGTACTTAATCCTATGTAATATCTTACATTTTCCACCAGAAGCCTAACATATCTATGTCAAAATCCAGAACATGGTCTATCTTCTCTTATGCAGGTAATAATAGTACAAGAAAACCAAGATAGAGGACAGAATACATACCGATGAAGTCCACTGTAATACGAAATATCTGCATTGTATTCATGGAACTGTTGATATGATGCCTACCAGACTTTGTTGCAAGGAAGGCCAATATTATAGAGAATAGAAACCCATTCAAGCAATCATGGGCATAGATTGAACTCCTTTGCCTAGCCCACACCTACAGATATGCAACTGATGTAATATTCTGACTAAGAACAGCAAGCTATTGGATTATATTAGTTCCTTAAAAAAATGCATACTTTTAGCAGTATCAAGGCTTCACCCAATTCTTTCCATCCAGAGAAACTTCTTTTGACAAACTCTGCATTATCCTCAAGAAACAAATCCTCCAATATACTATTATTGTACCTTGGTGTTGCTTGTAACGCATCTCCTAGAAGTGGAAATAAGTGCAATCATAGTTAAGAAGCAATTCAACATGAGCAAAGGAGCTTGACAAAATATCTGAATATATAAACCTTGTTTGAGAGTATGGATATTGTTTCGCTCCAGGCGAAGTTTTGTTGCACTGAACAAAGATGTTGCAGCAGGAATTATCCTCACAACAAATTCAGCATTTCCAATAAGCTTAACAGCTTCAATAACAAAAGAACATCAAGTCAGATAAACAACTGAAACTTGCAGTAAACGCCAGAAAACTTTACCCACAAAGAAGCAAGAGAGAAGGTAGGGCAGATAGTCTGACTAAACCTGGATAGATAAGTAGAATAGGTTTCCGAGCCTCATTTTGGAAACTAGACCACCTCATAGCTTTGATTAACGGAGATTTTGTCAGCTGCTCCTTGATTTTGCAGAGATAAAGGAATCTTTTGGCATGGTATCGGTAATTTAGGTAATCTTTTTCATAGAAGCACTCCTGCCAAAAGGAACATTGCATGGACTAAGAAAGAGctaaaaatttaaagttttgaCATTTAAAACAATGTGAATTTATCTATTTACATACCAAGCTTCTTATATTATCAAGTAACCAAGTAAAACATTTGAACTTAGCATCAAACagaaaagtaaataaattacaACATAATTGAATACACATCAAATAGTGCTCTAAGACATTCCGAGATTATAGCTATCTAGAGGAAAATAGATAGCACACCTTTGGCAAGTGAAGAAAAAGATCCACATTTAGATCATGTTTGGTAGCGCATTGTATAGAATAACTCCCACAAATTTCTAAAGATTTTGGCTTCTTAAACGTGAATTCCACCTTATCAGCATTGATGTCTCTCACAAACCCTGGAGCCAAGTCGGCCTTAACCTGCCACAAAAATGATTCACTAATTAAAAGAGTGGAGTGGAGAAGTGGAGTCAACTAATAACACAGCACAATTTAAACTTCcttgaataagaaaaaaaaaactcaccaCCAGAAGCTAATCCAAGATTTAAGTTCTAATTCACCCACTACAACTTtgtttgatttaaagtatgcgtacataaatttttaaattgttCAACTCGGATAGAGGGGCCACTGACTGCCGCTATAACATTACTAGTTTCTTTAATATATCTTATGTTTTCGTTCTACAGATgacatgaaggttttagaaaGAGGTTGACCTGGTCTTCAGGGATCTTATCAATTGCTTCTTTTATGGCAGAAACAACATTGTCCACAGTTGCAGTGGTTTCAGGCGAGTATTCGAGCTGGACCTCCTTCAACAGCTCCCTCACCTTAAAGTTCATTGAGTCCGTGTAAGTTATTGCATCCGACGCCATTTCTGTACAATTTCCCACTCAAATTTCTGTAAGAATAATTATTTCCTTACACGAACTGAATTGAAAAAGAATCTCCAAGGAGCGAGATAAGAACAGGCGGATTTAGGCAGTTTGTCTAAAACCCTGCTAAAACCCCGAAAAGAACAAGAAAGGGACAATTTTTCTTGGACAAAAAGCGCCTTAAAAATTGGGCCCATTTCTTTCAACTTTTAACCGATTCTCCACAACGATTGCCTATTAAAGAGTTAGGGTTAGGAGATTTGCACAAATGGCCGCTTTAAgaccaatatttaaattttatcccCATTTTAAATTTGCTTgccaaagaaaaaaattattcaactatcttaaaaactcaaaatttaattcattgGGCTAGCACGAATAAAATTCAGGAAAAATTGCGtgaattgaaaaatattattagtgtattatttaatataattatagTTTTACATAATTATGAATCGCGGGTACAGTTTAATGAAATTTGTTATTATACAAATTTAGGGCTCATACACAAATTAGGAAGTGAATTTAGGGGCTATAtataaatttctaaaataattttatattttcttttgtatttgtatattttggggattatatacaaatatgtGGATGCTCACAAATGTCTAaaaatttgtatttgtatacaaAGTGAATAGGAGGCTCTtatacaaatctctaaagtaaattTGTATTAGTATATACAATCTCTTTGAAAATCCAATTTGTGTAGTGCAACAAGGTATACAAAcgaaaaaactcaatttttataATCCAGCGAGATATACAAATAGAAATTGATATAGCAATTAAAATTATagtcataaaatataattaggtaaattataattaagatgtctaattatgtttcaaatcttttttatttttgaaagttactCTAAAATCTAATAAGTGGTCTCTCAAAGGCCATACAGTGCAATTTTTCCCATTTAGGTCGGCTATTGGTAGGTGCATGTTAAGCCTCAAATTAGGGTAAAAGATGTGTAGGCCGTCGAATGTTGTTTagttttatactattatttttaaattttcctattttattacttttcaattttattattacatatttttttttatcaattatgatattatttattattgttaatgataattttttaataaacttTTTTTCCTACTTATTTAATATGTTCTACTTGACTTAATGGTCTATTTGAAATAACTTATCTACCCTTATAAGATAAGGGTATAATTCACGTGCACATCCCTTTTTAGACCTCCTTCATAAAATTTTACttcgttattattgttgttatcgtAGTTAGAAATATCTTGACTTTATAATTTGAACGTTAACCATAACAAAAATTTCATTCTAATTATCATTATATTAATTAAGTatttataatcataattatatattttgtgaTCTCGGATCAAGAGGCTGTCGATCGGCAGTGCTTTGTTGATCGACTTGTCTCTTCTGATTGTTATGATTTTCCAATGGCTAGACATTTAAACTCTTATGTTTAATTAGAATGCATTAAttgcttaaaataaaattctgaGTATTTAGAAAAAACAATTGTGTACACATATAAGTGCGacttgctcaaataattaaaaaggttCATCATCAATCAATAGATTACGAATTTGAGTAAGTAGAAACACTATTAATTCTTGGGGATGGAgtgggaaaaaaagaaatagaaaaagaaaatgggTACACAATTCTATTAAGGTGAAATGTATTTAATTAGATATAATaagtattaaaataaaatttatcaataaatttAGGACCAAGTTGTAATTTACATTTATACAATTTTACAAGAGAGAGCGAGACAAAAGAGTAGCTTCGCCAGTTGTGTTGTGAGATTTGCAGGAAGAATGATAAAGGCGGTAATGGTGATTAACACCCTCGGCAAGCCTCGCCTTTcgaaattttatgaatttcaggTTTGTCCCTCATAATTatcttttttctatttcaaaGATCTATCTTTGATtcaattttgtttaattttgttGTTGGGGATTGGAATTAGCCAGCGGAGAAGCAACAGGAGCTCATACGCCATGTCTACGCAGGTAGAaatacaattcaatcaaattgaGATTTCGTTCAGTTGAATGAATTTTTGTTTCTTCGTTTTGGATTTCATCTTTCAGTCTTAAGCAACAGGCCTGACAATGTGAGCAATTTTATTCGGAGCTTAGGGGCAATTTTCGGTCCGGTAATTACTTAATTGTCTGGCAGTTTTAATTAGTATTTCTTACAACATTTACCGGCTTTGCTGTGTGAGAAAATTATGTATAATAGATTGTACATAACTCTATGATCTTAGAACTTAAGGATTTTCATGATATATATAACAAGTACACTTTATCTAGAAAGAATGCTTTGATACTGTGCAAATTTGCGAACAGACGTGAAACTTcagaaattttgatttttcta
The sequence above is a segment of the Solanum dulcamara chromosome 11, daSolDulc1.2, whole genome shotgun sequence genome. Coding sequences within it:
- the LOC129873703 gene encoding uncharacterized protein LOC129873703 yields the protein MASDAITYTDSMNFKVRELLKEVQLEYSPETTATVDNVVSAIKEAIDKIPEDQVKADLAPGFVRDINADKVEFTFKKPKSLEICGSYSIQCATKHDLNVDLFLHLPKECFYEKDYLNYRYHAKRFLYLCKIKEQLTKSPLIKAMRWSSFQNEARKPILLIYPAVKLIGNAEFVVRIIPAATSLFSATKLRLERNNIHTLKQGDALQATPRYNNSILEDLFLEDNAEFVKRSFSGWKELGEALILLKVWARQRSSIYAHDCLNGFLFSIILAFLATKSGRHHINSSMNTMQIFRITVDFIATSKTWAKGLFIQPQHEKNASNKDMQLFPVVICNSFEDFNLAFRLSHNGFQELRHEAALAVNCINKCGDGGFDELFITKIDFPARYDYCVRLNLRGNREVSSLGYCLDDEFWRSQEQKVLSLMNQGLKDRSKSVRVIWRNTSSECNFEEGLSELDNEPLLIGISVNSAEAAFKMTVIGPSPEEKDKALEFRKFWGDKASLRQFRDSRIAEVAVWEHEEWQRHLIIKDIAKHVLSRHLSIPKEKVVPIVDQLDFCLFHRDVDPISFSKSLLVTLEELSKRLLQLNDIPLKVSTVQALDSAARLTSVFPPMPHPLAQEKGVDIKLRKPVSTCINPVEVMIQLEGSGNWPMDEIAIEKTKTAFLLRIAESLQNNWGMMFTATEDDVDVLMSGYAFRLKISHERALGLVTGQSNNSRHQWSLSADRKLLLQHQHASKINALRGRYPIYGPIVRLAKRWVSAHLFSTVLAEEAVELLVSNLFLRPLPFEPPFSRITGFLRFLRLLSEYDWAFSPLIVDFDDDFSTEEKNKINENFMRSREEHEKDTQKLSPAMFLATKYDITSEAWTRSSPTTAELRRLMAYSTSSANLLTKLILQDGYDSYGWKCLLRTPLSNYDAVVLLHRDKLPYPQRLLFPSELEQERCVVRGHASKIFHPFFSPGDFKVNSGELKSKLMVNFDPVRCFIADIEREFPDVVKVWYDAVGGDALGLTLGKASSQKRKHDDSTEESTDLLNTLKTIGEVGKGLVRSIHVVKARKTL